GGAGGTTCCAGCAGTGCACCCGCAGGCGCGCATCGTCCACGGCGATCAACCGCCGTAGCAGGCGGTAGGCCGCCGGCCAACGATCCACCAGACTCAACAGGCGCAGCGTCGTTTCGTGCGCGGTCTCGGCTTCGACGCGCAGCAGCACCGGCAACAGCGTGTGACGATAGAGCATCGCGCTTCTCCCGGCGCAGTAGGGTACTCGCAAGCAGCCATTCACGCAAGTCGGCTGCGCCTGCGGTACACTGATCCACAGCACGAACGCTACGCAATGGAACAACACATGAACGCGCACCACAGGCAAGCAGGCAACGCGCCCTTTGTGGCGCCGAACTCGATTGTACGCGCGATCTGGGGCAGCGCCGACACGATTCTGCTGGTCTTTGCCGGCTCGGCGGCGGAGTTCGCGCTTAACCGCAGTGTGGACTGGCTCTTTTTCACCGGCCGCATTCCGCGCGACCCAATCGGTCGCCTGTTCTCGACGGCGCGCTTCGGACAGGAGATCGCCTGTGCCGATCGCGTCACCGCGCAGCAGACCCTGGAGCGCATCAACCGCATCCACGCCGCGGTCGAACGGCAGCGCGGCGCGACCATGCCCGCCTGGGCCCATCGCGACGTGCTCTACATGCTGATCGATTACTCCGAACGCGCCTATGCGCTGCTGCACCGTCCGCTCACGCCCGCCGAGCGCGACGAACTCTATCACGTCTTCCGGCGCGTGGGCGAGGGCCTGCGCATTCCCGATCTGCCGCCGACCTATGCCGCCTGGCAGATCGACCGTGCCCGGCACCTGGCGCGCGATCTGGCGCCGAGCGACTACACCGGCGTACTCTACGCCCAGTATCGGCGCCACCTGGGCGCGCTGCGCTACCGGCTCTTGCTGGAGGTCCAGGCGCTGCTCGTGCCGCCGGACGTGCGCCGCATGCTGCGCCTGCCGGCGCAACCGGCCTTGCGGCGGCTGCTGTGGCTCTACCCCCTGGCGCGCCGGCTGGGCCTGCGTCCGCTGTTGCAGCGGTTGCTGATCCCACCCCGCTACCTTGCCCAGGTGCGCCAGCTCGATGCCGGCGGCATACCCGGCGCGCCACGCGCCGCCCTCGCCTGACTCAGGCGGCGCGCTCGCTCAGCGGCCGGCAGGCGGCCAGCAGCTCGGCCAGCAACTGTTCGTAGGCCATCGGCCCGCTCACGCCGTAGGGCCGCCGCGTTTCGCGCCGCCACAGTACCCGTCCGTCGCGCGCGCGGATCACCAGGCGGCCAACAAAGCCGTCGCCGTCGGCCTCGCCGTGCGCCTCCAGCACCGCATCGGCGTTCAGCGGATCGTGCGTCAGCTCGAAAACGTGCAGGGCCTGCAAACTCTCCACCAGGCGCTGCCCAAAGCCGGGCTCGCCCGTCAGCGCGCCCACCTGCAGCACCCGTACGCTGCTCAGTGCCGGTCTCATACCCCATACCTCCATCTCTGTGCGCTGGAGGGTCCTCTCCTTCTCCCGCAGCCCTCCTGTTGGTCTGTTCAAGCAAGATTAGGACCGCTCATGTGCCGGCAACGGCTGCACGCGCGCTCTGCCGGCGGTCAGATCGCGCAACGCCTGCACGAAGGGCTCCAGATCGTTCGCGGCGAAGCTCAGCTGCAGCGTCACCTCGGCCGCAAAGCGTTCGTCCAGCACCGCGCCGCGATGCGCGTCCACCAGGCGCCGCGTGGCCTGGTAGGCGGCATAGGTCACCGTCACGCCGATTGCGCGGCGCTCCACCTTCTCGGCGCGCGGCAGCGCCGCCAGCACCGCGCGCACCGCATCGCCATAGGCGCGCACCAGCCCGCCCGTGCCGAGCAGCGTGCCGCCGAAGTAGCGCGTCACCACCACCACCACATCGCCCAGGCCGCTGCCCTGCACCACCGCCAGCGCGGGACGGCCCGCCGTGCCCGCGGGCTCGCCGTCATCGCTCATGCCGAGCGTGGTGCTCGCGCCATGGCCCACCACAAAAGCAAAGACGTTGTGCGTTGCGTCGGCAAACTCTTCACGCACGCGGGCGATGAAGGCGCGCGCCTCGTCCACCGTTGCCGCCGGTCCGGCGGTGGCGATGAAGCGCGAATTGGCCACGCGCAGCTCGACGCGCGCCTCGCCTGCCGGAATGGGATAGCCCTGTGTCGGCGCCATGCTCGTCTCACTCGCTCCCGCGGCGCATTGACGGCAGCGCCGCCATGCGCCAGAATACAACCAATGTAGAGAAGAAGGGTACCATGCGCGACGTATCCGAACCCACTCCCACGCTGGAGCAGCAGATCGCCGTCGGCGAAGAACTCTCGCGCGCTGGCCAGCATGCTGCCGCGATCGATCACGTTCGCGCGCTGATCGACGAGGCGCCGCAGGTGGCGCGCCTCTGGTTCGCCTATGCCTCGGCGCTGGACCGCGCCGGACGCGAAGCCGACGCTGTGCCGGCCTACGAGCGCGCCCTGCAACTGGGCCTCGACGAGACCGACCTGCCGCGCGCGCTGCTGCAACTGGGCAGCTCGCTGCGCAACCTGGGCAAGCACGCGCAAGCCGTGGCACTGCTCGACGAAGCCTGCCGCCGCTTTCCGGAGCACGCGCCGCTGCGCGTCTTTCTGGCGCTGGCACGCTGGAGCGCCGGTCAGCCGCGCGCCGCGCTGATCACGCTGCTGGAGCTGGCGCGCCAGGCGATCGATACCCCGGAGATGCGCGCCTACGCGCGCGCCATCGACAGCTATCTCGACGAACTCAGAGCTGCCAACCGTCCGTAACGCGCGCCGGTGCAGGGCAGCGCGCGGGGCATGCTCGGCCCGTGCTGCTGCTCCGCCGGGCTGAAAGGAGCACGCACCATGAAAGCCGTTCGTGTGCATGCGTATGGAGGACCCGACGCGCTGCGCCTCGAAGAAGTGCCCCTGCCCGAACCCGGAGCGGGCCAGGTGCGCGTCAAGCTGGCCGCCATCGGCGTCAACTTCATCGACACCTACCACCGCCAGGGCTGGTACCCGCTGGAGCTGCCCGTCACGCTGGGCACCGAGGGCGCGGGCACGGTGGACGCCGTAGGTGCGGGCGTGCGCGACCTGCGCCCAGGCGATCGCGTCGCCTTTGCCTTGCAGCAGGGCGCGTACGCCGAGTACGTCGTGGTGCCCGCCGACAAACTTGTGCCCGTGCCCGCAGCCGTCGATCTGGCGACCGCCGCCGCGGTGCTGCTGCAGGGCATGACCGCGCACTACCTGACGCACAGCACCTTTGCGCTGAGCCGCGAGCACGTGGCGCTGATCCACGCCGCCGCGGGCGGCACCGGTCTGCTGCTGGTGCAAATGGCCAAGCTGCGCGGTGCGCGTGTGATCGGCACCGTCTCCAGCGAAGCCAAAGCCCAGCGCGCGCGCGACGCCGGCGCGGACGAGGTCATCCTCTACACGCAGCAGGACTTCGTCGCCGAAACGCGCCGCCTGACCGACGGCGCCGGCGTGCACGTGGTCTATGACTCGGTCGGCAAGACCACCTTCGAGGGCAGCCTCGACTGCCTGCGGCCACGCGGCTACCTGGTGCTCTTCGGCCAAGCCAGCGGCCCGGTGCCACCCTTCGATCCGCAGATCCTCAACCGCAAAGGCTCGCTCTTCCTGACACGGCCCTCGCTGGGGCACTACACCCTCACGCGTGACGAGCTGCTGACACGGGCGCGCGATGTCTTCCAGGCGATCGAGAACGGCCAACTGCGCGTCAGCATCGACCGCACGCTGCCGCTCAGCGAAGCCGCCGAAGCGCACCGCCTGCTGGAGAGCCGCGCCACATCCGGCAAGCTGTTGCTGATCCCATAGCCCACGCGGCGCGTCGTCGCCAAGCGGCGGCGCGCCCAAGGAGCCGTTATGCAACTCGACGTTGGATTGCCGGTCGAGGGCGACCATCTGGCCACGATCCGCGAGGTGGCGCGCGCCGCCGAAGCGCTCGGCTTTGCCGGCCTGTGGACCAGCGAAACCAAACACGATGCTTTTCTGCCGCTGGTGCTGGCCGCCGAACACACGCAGCGCCTCGCGCTGGGCACCGCGGTCGCCATCGCCTTTGGACGCTCGCCGATGGTCACGGCGCAGATCGCCTGGGATCTGCAGCGCTTCTCCAACGGACGGCTGCTGCTGGGCCTGGGCACGCAGGTCAAGGCCCACATCGAGCGCCGCTTCAGCATGCCCTGGGACGCGCCTGTGGCGCGCCTGCGCGACTACATCCAGGCCCTGCGCGCGATCTGGCACAGCTTCCAGAACGACGCGCCGCTGGAGTACCGCGGCCCATACTACCAGCACACCCTGCTGACGCCCTTTTTCAACCCCGGCCCGATCGAGCACCCGCAGATTCCGATCTACATCGCCGGCGTCAACACCGGGCTGGCGCGCCTGGCGGGCGAGCTGTGCCAGGGCTTCCATGTGCATCCCTTCCACAGCCCGCAGTACGTGCGCGAAGTGGTGTTGCCGGCGATCCAGGCGGGCGCTGCCGCCCAGGGGCGCGCTGCGGCCGCCGTCACGCTGGCGGCCAGCGTCTTCGTGATCACCGGACGCACGGCCGAGCAACGCCACGCGCAGCGCGAAGCCATACGGCGGCAGATCGCCTTCTACGCCTCGACGCCCAGCTACCGCGTGGTGCTGGAGGTCCACGGCTGGGCCGAGGCTGGCGAGCGCCTCTCGCGCCTGGCGGCGACCAAGCGCTGGGGCGAGATGCCGGCGCTGATCACGGATGAGATGCTGGCCGCCTATGCCGTCGAGGGCGAGCCCGACGCGATCGGCGCGCTGGTGCGCCAGCGCTACCAGGGCCTGATCGAGCGCGTGGCCTTCTACCTGCCCTTCACGCCGGGCGTGGACGACGCCTTCTGGCGCGGGGTGATCGACGCGCTGCGCGACTGAAGCGGAGCCAGGCAGCGCCGCCCAACAACAACGCCTGAGGCAGCGCCGGCTGTCTCAGGCGTGATGAACGGTGGGAGCAGAGGGATTCGAACCCCCAACCAAGCGGGTATGAGCCGCGTGCTCTACCGTTGAGCTATGCTCCCGCGCGCGGCAGCTCACGGGCGTGCTGCCACGCTGTTGTACGCGGATCGTACCATAGCCCGCGCCGCGCTGCAACCGCCGGGCTCAGATGTTCTTGCCCAGCGTGGCCAGAAACTCCTCGTTGGAGCGCGTCTTGGCCAGGCGCGTCAGCACCAGCTCGGTGCCCTCGTTCTCGTTGAGCATCGAGACCATGCGGCGCATGGTCCAGACCTGGCGCATCACATCGGGCGGCAGCAGCAGCTCCTCGCGGCGCGTGCTGGAGCGCGTGATGTCGATCGCCGGGTAGATACGCTTCTCGGCCAGGCGCCGATCCAGCACCAGCTCCGAGTTGCCGGTGCCCTTGAACTCCTCGTAGATCACGTCGTCCATGCGGCTGCCGGTGTCCACCAGACAGGTGGCGATGATCGTCAGCGAGCCGCCGTTCTCGATGTTGCGCGCCGCGCCGAAGAAGCGCTTGGGCGGATACAGCGCCACCGGATCGATACCGCCCGACAGCGTGCGCCCCGACGGCGGCATGTCCAGGTTGTAGGCGCGCGCCACCCGGGTGATCGAGTCCATCAGGATCACCACGTCCTGCCCGCTCTCCACCAGACGCTTGGCCCGCTCCAGCGTCATCTCGGTGACCTTGGTCTGATCCTCGACCGACTCATCGAAGGTCGACGAGATCACTTCGCCCTTGACCGAGCGCCGCATGTCGGTAACCTCTTCGGGACGCTCGCCCACCAGCAGCACCATCAGGTGCACGTCGGGGTGGTTGGTCGAGATGCCGTTGGCGATGGCTTTGAGCAGCATGGTCTTGCCGGCTTTAGGCGGCGAGACGATCAGCGCGCGCTGGCCGCGGCCAATCGGCGCTACCAGGTCGATCAGGCGCGTGGACAGGATGTGCGGTTCGGTGGAGAGCTTGAGCTGCTGGTTGGGGAAGATCGGCGTGAGTTGATCGAAGTGCGGGCGCGTGCGAGCGATTTCGGGGTCCATGCCGTTGACCAGCTCGACGCGCAACAGGCTGTAGTAGCGCTCGTTCTCCTTGGGCGGGCGCACCTGCCCGGCCACGCGGTCGCCAGTGCGCAGGCCGAAGCGCCGGATCTGCGACTGCGACACGTACACATCGTCCGGCCCCGGCAGCATGCGCTCGCCGCGCAAAAAGCCGAAGCCATCCGAGACAATATCCAGGATCCCTGAGCTGAAGCTCTGCCCGTTGGTGCTGGGCTCGCTTTGCGCGTGCGCCAGACGCATGATCAGATCTTGCTTGCGCAGGCGCATGTGATTGGGGATCTCCAACTCACGCGCCATGTCGTGCAGCTCGCTCAGGGGTTTGAGCTCCAATTCGGCAATGTTCATGGAAAAGAACCTCCAGTGTAGGGGTTAAATAGTGAAGCATGCAGGCGTTGGCGGCGCGCACGTCAGGCCTGCGCCAGGACGCGCCAGAGTCCGCGCGGGTTGATCACCGGCACCATGACGGCACAAAATGGTTATCGCGTATCGTGTCTGTGCTGTTCGTATCTTGTGTACATACGTATGAGGAGACTCATCCACGCGCCGCGCTTCGAGCGCCACGCGTGCAGCAGCCGTCGCGCCCGGTTGGTGCTGCCTGGTTCACGCCATCCCCACCCTGACCGATCGACCGTTCCGACTGCGAGCGGTTGCGCCGCTCATCTGCGCTTCGGGGATTCTGCGCGGCACCGCATACCACCAGATATGCTCGCGAGGGGTTGGGGGTGACTGCGCTGCAACGCTGCATGTATGCTCGGTTATAGTATAGCACCTTTTGCGCAGGATGCAAGTCCGTTTGGCGCATGGCCATGGTGCAAAGGGCGCGCACCGCCGACGGGCCGCCGGGCGAGGCGCGCCGGGAGCGCGTGGGCTTACCCCTCGTTGCCGTTGACGCGCTGGTCGTAGGGCAGGCCGGCGATGCGCATCAACTTGCTCCAGCGGTGGATCGCTTCGACGTAGCGCGAGGTGCCGCTGCGCGAGCGCATGACGATCGAGTGCGTTTTGGCGCCCCAGCCGAAGTACTGCACGCCGCGCAGCAGCTCGCCGGTGGTGATGCCAGTCGCCGCGAAGTGCACGTCCTCGCCCTGGCACAGGTCGTCGGTGGTATAGACGCGGCTGACGTCGATCTGGCGCTGCTTGACGATCTGCCATTCCTCGTCGTTACGCGGCCACAGTCGGCACTGGATCGCGCCGCCCAGGCACTTGAGCGCGCAGGCGGTAATCACCGCTTCGGGCGCGCCGCCGATGCCCATCAGAATATCGACCGGCGCGTTCTCGGTGGCGGTCATCACCCCCGCCGAGACGTCGCCGTGCAGGATCATGCGGATGCGCGCGCCGGTTTCGCGGATCTGCTGGATCAGCTCTTTGTGGCGCGGGCGATCCAGCACCACCACGGTGATGTCGTCCACGTCCTTGTTCAGCGCGCGGGCGACGTTGCGGATGTTGGTCGCCACCGGCGCGGTGATGTCGATCGCGCCGGCAGCTGCCTCGCCCACGGCGATCTTCTCCATGTACATGATGCCGGGCGTGGCAAACAGCGAGCCGCGCTCGGCGACAGCCACCACTGCGATCGCGCCGGGCATGCCCTCGGCCAGCAGCGTGGTGCCTTCGACCGGATCGACCGCGATGTCCACCGCGGGTGGCGTGCCGTTGCCCAGACGCTCGCCGATGTAGAGCATCGGCGCCTGATCTTTCTCGCCCTCGCCGATCACCACGACGCCGTCCATGTCCACGCTGTCCAAGGCGTAGCGCATGGCATCCACGGCGGCCTGATCGGCAGCGTTTTTGTCGCCGCGTCCCATGAAGCGGCCCGCGCGCAGCGCTGCGGCTTCGGTCGCGCGCACCAACTCGAAGCCGATGTTCCGCTCCAGCTTCATGCTACCTCCTTGTAGCCGTCGAGAGTCCGGGGAATAGCGCCATTGTAGCACAGCCCCCGCCGAACGCGCGCATGGCGCTTTCAGCCAGCTCTCAGGCAGGCGGCGTTGCCAGGCCGGCGGACGCATGGTAGCATGATGCCCGTATGGGCTGGCGGCAACGATGGCAATTCCAGCGCCTGCAGGAGCTGCGCGATCGCGCGCGCCAGATCGATCGGCAGCAGCTGCGGCGCTCCCTGGCACAGGTGCGCCAGGCCGGCATGCGCGGCGAGATCATCGTGCCGATCGTGGCGGTCCTGCTGCTGATCGCCGCGCTGGTGCTGAGCCGCCGCGCGGCGCCGCCCGAGACCGAGCTGACGCTGGAGCCGTCGCCGCTGCCGACCGGCGCAACCCTGGTCGTGCCCACGCCCACGCTGCTCGGCCCCACCACCGACAGCGGCTATCCCGCGCCCGGCACGGCCAGCCTCACGCCCCTACCGAGCGCGACCGGCACGCCCACCAGTGTGCTGACCGATACGGCCATCGCGCTGGAGCCGTCGAGCGGCTATCCCGCGCCCGGCGATGGACCGCAGCCGCTCGGCCCGCCGCCCACCGGTGGCTTTCCAGAAGTGCCAACGCCGGACCTGAGCAGCGGCTATCCCGGTCCTGCGCCCACCTATCCCACCCCGGCACTGATCCCGACCGCGCCGCTGCCACCGGCGAGTGGCGGCTACACACCGCCACCATCGTTCAATCCACCGGCGTCACCGCCGCGCCAGCCGCCAACCGTGCCGGCGGCGCCCGGCGCACCGCCAAGCGGCTATCCACCACCGGCGGAGGAGAGCCCGCCAGCAGCCACCACACCGCCAGATGCCATCCCAACCGTACCCGGCGCGCCGACCGCTGGCCCAGCCACACCACCGGCCGAGGGCACCATGCCCGCACCTACCGATGCGGGGCCCACCGCCACGCCCAGCCCTACGCCCGTGCCGCCGACCGCCACGCCACGCACCGGCAAAC
This is a stretch of genomic DNA from Kallotenue papyrolyticum. It encodes these proteins:
- a CDS encoding oxygenase MpaB family protein gives rise to the protein MNAHHRQAGNAPFVAPNSIVRAIWGSADTILLVFAGSAAEFALNRSVDWLFFTGRIPRDPIGRLFSTARFGQEIACADRVTAQQTLERINRIHAAVERQRGATMPAWAHRDVLYMLIDYSERAYALLHRPLTPAERDELYHVFRRVGEGLRIPDLPPTYAAWQIDRARHLARDLAPSDYTGVLYAQYRRHLGALRYRLLLEVQALLVPPDVRRMLRLPAQPALRRLLWLYPLARRLGLRPLLQRLLIPPRYLAQVRQLDAGGIPGAPRAALA
- the glpX gene encoding class II fructose-bisphosphatase, producing the protein MKLERNIGFELVRATEAAALRAGRFMGRGDKNAADQAAVDAMRYALDSVDMDGVVVIGEGEKDQAPMLYIGERLGNGTPPAVDIAVDPVEGTTLLAEGMPGAIAVVAVAERGSLFATPGIMYMEKIAVGEAAAGAIDITAPVATNIRNVARALNKDVDDITVVVLDRPRHKELIQQIRETGARIRMILHGDVSAGVMTATENAPVDILMGIGGAPEAVITACALKCLGGAIQCRLWPRNDEEWQIVKQRQIDVSRVYTTDDLCQGEDVHFAATGITTGELLRGVQYFGWGAKTHSIVMRSRSGTSRYVEAIHRWSKLMRIAGLPYDQRVNGNEG
- a CDS encoding TIGR03617 family F420-dependent LLM class oxidoreductase yields the protein MQLDVGLPVEGDHLATIREVARAAEALGFAGLWTSETKHDAFLPLVLAAEHTQRLALGTAVAIAFGRSPMVTAQIAWDLQRFSNGRLLLGLGTQVKAHIERRFSMPWDAPVARLRDYIQALRAIWHSFQNDAPLEYRGPYYQHTLLTPFFNPGPIEHPQIPIYIAGVNTGLARLAGELCQGFHVHPFHSPQYVREVVLPAIQAGAAAQGRAAAAVTLAASVFVITGRTAEQRHAQREAIRRQIAFYASTPSYRVVLEVHGWAEAGERLSRLAATKRWGEMPALITDEMLAAYAVEGEPDAIGALVRQRYQGLIERVAFYLPFTPGVDDAFWRGVIDALRD
- the rho gene encoding transcription termination factor Rho, which codes for MNIAELELKPLSELHDMARELEIPNHMRLRKQDLIMRLAHAQSEPSTNGQSFSSGILDIVSDGFGFLRGERMLPGPDDVYVSQSQIRRFGLRTGDRVAGQVRPPKENERYYSLLRVELVNGMDPEIARTRPHFDQLTPIFPNQQLKLSTEPHILSTRLIDLVAPIGRGQRALIVSPPKAGKTMLLKAIANGISTNHPDVHLMVLLVGERPEEVTDMRRSVKGEVISSTFDESVEDQTKVTEMTLERAKRLVESGQDVVILMDSITRVARAYNLDMPPSGRTLSGGIDPVALYPPKRFFGAARNIENGGSLTIIATCLVDTGSRMDDVIYEEFKGTGNSELVLDRRLAEKRIYPAIDITRSSTRREELLLPPDVMRQVWTMRRMVSMLNENEGTELVLTRLAKTRSNEEFLATLGKNI
- a CDS encoding tetratricopeptide repeat protein — protein: MRDVSEPTPTLEQQIAVGEELSRAGQHAAAIDHVRALIDEAPQVARLWFAYASALDRAGREADAVPAYERALQLGLDETDLPRALLQLGSSLRNLGKHAQAVALLDEACRRFPEHAPLRVFLALARWSAGQPRAALITLLELARQAIDTPEMRAYARAIDSYLDELRAANRP
- a CDS encoding YigZ family protein → MAPTQGYPIPAGEARVELRVANSRFIATAGPAATVDEARAFIARVREEFADATHNVFAFVVGHGASTTLGMSDDGEPAGTAGRPALAVVQGSGLGDVVVVVTRYFGGTLLGTGGLVRAYGDAVRAVLAALPRAEKVERRAIGVTVTYAAYQATRRLVDAHRGAVLDERFAAEVTLQLSFAANDLEPFVQALRDLTAGRARVQPLPAHERS
- a CDS encoding quinone oxidoreductase family protein, producing MKAVRVHAYGGPDALRLEEVPLPEPGAGQVRVKLAAIGVNFIDTYHRQGWYPLELPVTLGTEGAGTVDAVGAGVRDLRPGDRVAFALQQGAYAEYVVVPADKLVPVPAAVDLATAAAVLLQGMTAHYLTHSTFALSREHVALIHAAAGGTGLLLVQMAKLRGARVIGTVSSEAKAQRARDAGADEVILYTQQDFVAETRRLTDGAGVHVVYDSVGKTTFEGSLDCLRPRGYLVLFGQASGPVPPFDPQILNRKGSLFLTRPSLGHYTLTRDELLTRARDVFQAIENGQLRVSIDRTLPLSEAAEAHRLLESRATSGKLLLIP